In one Drosophila pseudoobscura strain MV-25-SWS-2005 chromosome X, UCI_Dpse_MV25, whole genome shotgun sequence genomic region, the following are encoded:
- the LOC6901487 gene encoding uncharacterized protein, translating to MQQPQQHQHHPQEQPDYDDDGEDEDDEDEEEDEAASSHLDSRATLTSAHLNSAAAAESSGLHMSAVAAAAAAAAAAAAAAVKLNAQLEQQNATALDMASVGPGGGANVPQMSMVPAPSSLIGGNSNTSFSTNNNSNHALSSTHGSTGGGAGGANCSNDLAANSRGGAGSVGPTSQQQQQPHQQLQQLQQQQSGSGSSSAASERRKYRHQNYSKNIYIGTKNAEKWEHMRTRLQFKNDVEFVAYLLNLADNDTDRLNNLPPPSPAPTPTKGFDGNFKLEPNLSVKDFALPPESSSMNGTGNGNGNGDSASATSVAMVTPTPPQRKRYKKRVQFSTDSLNGYAGGKAAKGGAGAAGGGSGSGSGAGAGGGTGYHSGYAKSKKQEAKAAAAALKAGAAAAAAAVAAAAAANSSALPEVLDCRIAEKIKSELEASASAGSKESLPSALCLKKAAAAAAAAAAAAAAAAAANSEEEDEEEHQHQQHPHLMGAGMAIPLGVAGGVEVTAKTGADAVDGTTPTNGQMGNFHVRSKSHGGGGGKKSQSAKAAAAAAAAAAAAAAAMMPPNSSYDEPEDESATGGTAVNEEEDDDDEELDEEALAREMKMEQNFVEEEDEHDIAFRSQQSCRECSITHDHKLCPLRNACGNVTDAVDLAEWIERRNLEALAKLKADAHRQAKRGRGPRHDDDEDDMEDMDMDESSQLSELETKPLITFAEASVPAEFELHNVEPNVTGVFARTEVRAFTKLGPLIGQPVQTGEVREGSDMKWIFEMCEAGADKSYLLCCDNPNASNWLRFIRPAPCYDDRNVNLVSIDQQAYFVSCRDLRNGMELLYWSDDCNTMWRKKHTEKINCGGCSLKFEHPLYYRTHCSVFHDPSMSLTIRKYHCKVCGEAVLGKDNIMKHAAEKHDGKGAYQCQFCNKFFLRLNYLEMHRTYGCASNPNRSRPVCDFCGRKFCQPQKLKAHIKRMHSGSRAALQRHSKEVHSRNSTVVSCPRCQKLFQNRSNLKIHMLTHSGVRPFKCAEPECNAAFTTKQCLQFHYKKVHNYTQEQMPKIERSVAYTFDAYSGGMKVDFLGKQPPAESQLPNAAVVSSSSSTEQAPRRRRKSLEDQNSMLSSSMQSDTEFSDDNIFEAIKKSGKSIKDLCRNEPNLSLLSSKISSIFGEKVPVPVPVATPSATVSLPPVAGGRKRKRKKEPANSTAAQQQQQQAALQQQQAQLQQQQQQLQQQQQQQQHVQQQQLHHQPLQQQAALQHQPLQQHQQQQQAQLHHEQSSHQQQQQQQQQPPPQYHPHHLHAHALPHQQQQQQQQQLHGADPDDDEEEAEQVRLEQVRRKQNAQLSLVESFLTTTAQRLSAQQQVQQVVAAAAAVSAMAGAGDDPAKLGHMMVGHMGVGVGMDDEDDDDEEEDDGSSANHPPGGSHPHQQHHPHGAHPHSHSQSHSHPHTHPHSHSHAHPHHAHAHAHAHSHPHSHQHSQQGPGGQQQQQPHGDPSASYRHAAAMNAVALGQNLVVTKGSKKWIGADDRHLGDVTSDVPGNESGPGSGQLPGNAGPGQDLGFAVPPSSVDEHSKLLGQNRDFLARLMSTASASHAHAHAHAHAHAHQHQHQHQQQQHSAHSREEDENSSFLDVVESANNNAAAAAAAAAAMSQYHHNAAANGGTGGSGGPGGGGGASGGHTPTGPATGGGSVTSSGDGPGQMQMNSLAHPQSFMSSFYNNANARLTGAGVGVGVGGGSSSASMLVEAALNSVGNMIDSESSDLKVPTDNHINSDSPMSAHVDAEAQRFGAGSAGGGVGGPNGGGGGGGGSSGGSSSAANGTGIGGAMDNLENELKMMKNLGSFPMQIPPLPMFQGACNISPSASTPTNPQSNQNQNDVDVDAGSTPRPQHPDSDGFSSSHHRTPPSPPPISPGRDYGGMFGSGNGAGGPGSNSTPAGSSSAGGGGGGGGAGGGANSMSASSPLPALQPQRRNASSVGSTYPEHELISPASSPSIPRYNFNGDMMRHKRAVQEQDQHEQRQRHNLSRHNQMSSDEENSIMPQNSSAGQDMRMKFPQSQIDLMYSKYESMASNLKYNSQELDSPAEYRQSSNSNAASAAAAAAAAASAANDLSDLQGLDMSSRSNASSNYHHNFQLPSSRYHHHIYDILSDREQSQQAQAQAQAQQATGASVVHQQEHGHGSQLAMQQHQSAAAMHNMLSEQLGEQEHDQTTSVDLSRTANYVVSSPPQLPYNHPHHDMLRMASLDLTPNTANMAVGNNRSFLSSQMQHQSRDSLEHHRLLSTVEQHRILAASNAADQHRLLVDPTAHLLMEQNNRLLGTADQSRLLGESAAAVAQNRHMARSFGAYHQVASSNYHPGVRPPPVLPSANHHASNPSNYHPFPAYY from the exons atgcagcagccgcagcagcaccagcaccacccccAAGAACAGCccgactacgacgacgatggcgaggacgaggacgatgaggacgaggaggaggacgaggcgGCCAGCAGTCACCTGGACAGCCGGGCCACTCTCACATCGGCCCACCTGAACAGCGCGGCGGCGGCCGAGAGCAGCGGCCTGCACATGAGCGCCGTGGCCGCGGCtgccgcggcagcagcagcagcggctgcggccGCAGTCAAGCTGAACGcacagctggagcagcagaaCGCCACGGCCCTGGACATGGCCAGCGTGGGTCCAGGTGGTGGCGCCAATGTCCCTCAAATGTCGATGGTGCCCGCCCCGAGCAGCCTCATtggcggcaacagcaacaccagcttctccaccaacaacaacagtaaccATGCCCTCAGCTCGACGCACGGCAGCACGGGCGGCGGGGCGGGTGGTGCCAACTGCAGCAACGATCTGGCGGCCAACTCTCGCGGTGGAGCGGGCAGTGTGGGCCCCacctcccagcagcagcagcagccacaccaacagctgcagcagctgcaacagcagcagtcgggcagcgggagcagcagcgcagccAGCGAGCGGAGAAAGTACCGCCACCAGAACTACAGCAAGAACATCTATATAGGCACAAAGAACGCCGAAAAATGGGAGCACATGCGCACCCGGCTTCAATTCAAAAACGACGTGGAGTTTGTCGCCTACCTCCTCAATCTGGCCGACAACGATACGGATCGACTAAACAA CCTACCACCGCCGTCGCCGGCCCCAACGCCCACCAAAGGCTTCGATGGAAACTTCAAGCTGGAGCCGAATCTCAGTGTCAAGGACTTTGCCCTGCCCCCAGAGTCCTCGTCGATGAACGGTACTGggaacggcaacggcaatggcgaCTCAGCCTCGGCGACCTCCGTGGCGATGGTCACGCCCACACCGCCGCAACGGAAGCGCTACAAGAAGCGGGTGCAGTTCTCAACGGATTCCCTGAACGGATACGCGGGCGGCAAGGCGGCCAAAGGTGGCGCTGGAGCGGCTGGCGGAGGATcaggatcgggatcgggagcaggagctggcgGCGGGACAGGGTATCACAGCGGCTATGCCAAATCCAAGAAGCAGGAGGCCaaggcagcggcggctgcccTCAAGGCcggggcagctgcagcagcggcggcggtggcggctgcggctgccgccAACTCCTCGGCCCTGCCCGAGGTCCTGGACTGCCGCATCGCCGAGAAGATCAAGAGCGAGCTGGAGGCCAGCGCCAGTGCCGGCAGCAAGGAGTCCCTGCCCAGCGCTCTCTGCCTGAAGAAGgccgcagcggcggcagcagcggccgcggcagcagcagcagcagcggcagcggcgaacagcgaagaggaggacgaggaggagcatcagcatcagcagcatccacatctGATGGGAGCCGGCATGGCCATACCCCTGGGTGTGGCCGGGGGTGTGGAAGTGACGGCCAAGACCGGTGCGGATGCTGTGGACGGCACCACGCCCACCAACGGGCAGATGGGCAACTTCCATGTGCGCTCCAAGAGCcatggcggtggcggtggcaagAAATCCCAATCCGCTaaggcagcggcggcggcggcggcagcggcggcggcagcggcagccgccaTGATGCCACCCAATTCTAGCTACGACGAGCCCGAGGACGAGTCGGCAACCGGAGGCACTGCCGtcaacgaggaggaggacgacgatgacgaggagCTGGACGAGGAGGCGCTGGCTCGCGAGATGAAGATGGAGCAGAACTtcgtggaggaggaggacgagcaCGACATTGCCTTCCGGTCGCAGCAGTCCTGCCGCGAATGCTCCATCACGCACGACCACAAGCTGTGTCCGCTGCGCAACGCCTGCGGCAATGTCACGGACGCCGTGGACCTGGCCGAGTGGATCGAGCGCCGGAATCTGGAGGCACTGGCCAAGCTGAAGGCGGATGCCCACCGGCAGGCGAAGCGGGGTCGTGGGCCGCGGCACgatgacgacgaggacgacatggaggacatggacatggacgaGTCGTCGCAGCTGTCCGAGCTGGAGACCAAGCCGCTCATAACGTTCGCCGAGGCCTCCGTTCCGGCGGAGTTCGAGCTGCACAACGTCGAGCCGAATGTCACCGGGGTCTTTGCCCGCACCGAGGTCCGGGCCTTCACCAAGCTGGGGCCGCTGATCGGCCAGCCGGTGCAGACGGGCGAGGTGCGTGAGGGCAGCGACATGAAGTGGATATTCGAGATGTGCGAGGCCGGGGCGGACAAGTCCTACCTCCTCTGCTGCGACAACCCCAACGCCTCCAACTGGCTCCGCTTCATACGGCCCGCCCCCTGCTACGACGATCGGAACGTCAATCTGGTGTCCATCGATCAGCAGGCGTACTTCGTCAGCTGCCGCGATCTGCGCAACGGCATGGAGCTGCTCTACTGGAGCGACGACTGCAACACCATGTGGCGGAAGAAGCACACGGAAAAGATCA ACTGCGGCGGCTGCAGTCTGAAGTTCGAGCATCCCCTGTACTATCGCACCCACTGCTCCGTCTTTCACGACCCATCGATGAGCCTCACCATACGGAAATACCACTGCAAGGTATGTGGCGAGGCGGTGCTGGGCAAGGACAATATAATGAAGCATGCCGCCGAGAAGCACGACGGCAAGGGCGCCTACCAGTGCCAGTTCTGCAACAAGTTCTTTCTGCGCCTCAATTACCTGGAGATGCACCGCACATACGGCTGTGCCTCCAATCCGAATCGATCGCGACCCGTCTGCGATTTCTGTGGCCGCAAGTTCTGCCAGCCGCAGAAGCTGAAGGCCCACATCAAGCGCATGCACAGTG GATCGCGTGCGGCACTGCAGCGCCACTCGAAGGAGGTGCACAGCCGCAACTCCACCGTCGTGAGCTGTCCGCGCTGCCAGAAACTCTTCCAGAATCGCAGCAATCTCAAGATTCACATGCTCACCCATTCCGGGGTGCGTCCCTTCAA GTGTGCGGAGCCCGAGTGCAATGCGGCGTTCACTACCAAACAGTGCCTGCAGTTCCACTACAAGAAGGTGCACAACTACACCCAGGAGCAGATGCCGAAGATCGAGAGGAGCGTGGCCTACACGTTCGATGCCTATTCCGGCGGCATGAAAGTGGACTTTCTGGGTAAGCAGCCGCCGGCGGAGTCACAGCTGCCTAATGCAGCTGtcgtctcctcctcctcatccacaGAGCAAGCACCGCGCCGGCGGCGCAAGAGCCTCGAGGACCAGAACTCGATGCTCAGCAGCTCGATGCAGAGCGACACGGAGTTCAGCGACGACAACATCTTCGAGGCCATCAAGAAGAGCGGCAAGTCCATCAAGGATCTGTGCCGCAACGAGCCGAATCTATCGCTGCTCAGCTCCAAGATCTCCAGCATCTTTGGCGAGAAGGTGCCGGTCCCTGTCCCAGTGGCTACACCCTCGGCCACCGTCTCGCTGCCACCCGTCGCAGGTGGCCgcaagcggaagcggaagaaGGAGCCGGCCAATTCCACGGccgcccaacagcagcagcaacaggcggccctccagcagcagcaggcgcagctgcagcagcagcagcaacagttgcagcaacaacagcagcagcagcagcacgttcagcagcaacaactccACCACCAGCCGCTGCAGCAACAGGCGGCCCTGCAGCACCAGCCGttgcagcaacaccagcagcagcagcaggcgcaacTGCATCACGAGCAGTCctcccaccagcagcagcagcagcagcaacagcagccgcctcCCCAGTACCACCCGCACCACCTGCACGCCCACGCCTtgccccaccagcagcagcagcagcaacagcaacagctgcacGGGGCCGAtcccgacgacgacgaggaggaggcggagcaGGTCCGTCTGGAACAGGTCCGCCGCAAGCAGAACGCCCAGCTCAGCCTGGTCGAGTCATTCCTGACCACCACCGCACAGCGGCTGAGTGCACAACAGCAGGTGCAGCAGGTGGTGGCCGCCGCCGCGGCCGTCTCGGCGATGGCGGGGGCCGGGGACGATCCCGCCAAGCTGGGGCACATGATGGTCGGCCACATGGGCGTCGGCGTGGGCATGgacgatgaggatgacgatgacgaggaggaggatgatggCAGCTCGGCCAACCATCCGCCCGGCGGTAGCCATccccatcagcagcatcatccGCACGGCGCCCAtccgcactcgcactcgcagtcACACTCCCATCCGCATACGCATCCGCACTCCCACTCGCATGCCCATCCGCATcacgcccatgcccatgcccatgcccacaGTCACCCCCACAGCCACCAGCACTCGCAGCAGGGGCCAgggggacagcagcagcagcagccccacgGGGATCCCAGTGCCTCGTACCGCCATGCGGCGGCCATGAACGCCGTGGCCCTCGGCCAGAATCTGGTTGTTACCAAGGGCAGCAAAAAGTGGATCGGTGCCGATGACCGGCATCTGGGTGACGTGACCAGCGACGTGCCCGGCAACGAGTCAGGACCGGGCTCTGGCCAGCTCCCCGGCAACGCCGGTCCCGGCCAGGACCTCGGCTTTGCGGTGCCCCCCAGTTCCGTGGACGAGCACAGCAAACTGCTCGGCCAGAACCGTGACTTCCTCGCCCGCCTCATGAGCACGGCCAGCGCGAGtcacgcccacgcccatgctcatgcccatgcccacgcccaccagcatcagcaccaacaccagcagcagcaacacagcGCCCATAGCCGGGAGGAGGACGAGAACAGCTCCTTCCTGGATGTCGTCGAGTCGGCCAACAACAATGCGGCCGCGGCAgccgctgcagcggcggcCATGTCCCAGTACCATCACAATGCGGCGGCCAATGGTGGAACGGGCGGATCGGGTGGGCcaggtggcggcggcggagcCAGTGGCGGCCATACTCCCACGGGACCGGCCACTGGCGGTGGATCGGTAACCTCCTCCGGCGACGGCCCCGGCCAAATGCAGATGAACTCCCTGGCGCATCCCCAGTCCTTCATGAGCTCCTTCTACAACAACGCGAACGCAAGACTGACCGGAGCcggagtgggcgtgggcgtgggcggggGCTCCTCGTCCGCCAGCATGCTGGTGGAGGCGGCCCTCAACTCCGTTGGCAATATGATTGACAGCGAGAGCAGCGACCTGAAG GTACCCACCGATAACCACATCAACAGCGACAGTCCCATGAGCGCCCATGTGGACGCCGAGGCCCAGCGCTTTGGGGCTGGCAGCGCCGGCGGCGGAGTGGGCGGACCTAatggcggcggaggcggcggtggtggtagCAGTGGAGGATCGTCGAGTGCCGCCAATGGAACGGGCATTGGGGGGGCCATGGACAACCTGGAGAACGAGCTGAAGATGATGAAGAATTTGGGCAGCTTCCCCATGCAAATACCGCCGCTTCCGATGTTCCAGGGAGCCTGCAACATCTCGCCCAGCGCCTCGACGCCAACCAATCCGCAGAgcaaccagaaccagaacgaTGTGGACGTGGATGCGGGCAGCACACCTCGACCGCAGCATCCCGACTCCGATGGCTTCTCTTCGTCGCACCATCGCACGCCGCCATCGCCGCCGCCCATCTCTCCGGGCCGGGACTACGGTGGCATGTTCGGCTCTGGGAATGGTGCTGGTGGTCCAGGGTCCAATAGCACGCCAGCGGGCAGCTCCAGTGCtggcggaggcggtggtggcggtggagcCGGCGGTGGGGCCAACAGCATGTCAGCCTCGTCCCCGCTGCCTGCCCTGCAGCCACAGCGACGAAATGCGTCGAGCGTGGGCAGCACATATCCGGAGCACGAGCTCATCTCGCCGGCCTCCTCCCCGAGCATTCCGCGCTACAACTTCAACGGGGACATGATGCGCCACAAGCGGGCggtgcaggagcaggaccagcaCGAGCAACGCCAGCGGCACAACCTCTCGCGTCACAATCAAATGTCCAGCGACGAGGAGAACAGCATCATGCCGCAGAACAG CAGCGCGGGCCAGGATATGCGCATGAAGTTCCCCCAGTCGCAGATTGATCTCATGTACTCCAAGTACGAGAGCATGGCCAGCAACCTGAAGTACAACAGCCAGGAGCTCGACTCGCCGGCGGAGTATCGccagagcagcaacagcaatgcgGCGAgtgcagcggcggctgctgccgcggcGGCGAGTGCGGCCAACGATCTGTCCGATCTGCAGGGCCTGGACATGAGCTCGAGATCGAATGCGTCGAGCAACTATCACCACAACTTCCAGCTGCCAAGCAGTCGCTACCATCACCACATCTACGACATTCTGTCGGACAGggagcagagccagcaggcgCAAGCCCAGGCGCAGGCACAGCAGGCAACGGGTGCATCGGTGGTGCACCAGCAGGAGCACGGACACGGCAGCCAGCTGGCCATGCAGCAACACCAGTCGGCGGCGGCCATGCACAACATGCTGAGCGAGCAGCTGGGCGAGCAGGAGCACGACCAGACCACCTCCGTGGACCTGAGCCGCACGGCCAACTATGTGGTGTCGTCGCCGCCACAGCTGCCCTACAACCATCCGCATCACGACATGCTGCGAATGGCCTCGCTGGACCTCACACCGAACACGGCCAACATGGCCGTGGGCAACAATCGGTCGTTCCTCTCCTCGCAGATGCAGCACCAGAGCCGCGACAGTCTCGAGCATCACCGCCTGCTCTCTACGGTGGAGCAGCACCGAATTCTGGCCGCCTCAAATGCCGCCGACCAGCACCGCCTGCTGGTCGACCCCACCGCCCATCTGCTGATGGAACAGAACAATCGCCTGCTGGGCACAGCAGACCAGTCCCGCCTCCTGGGCGAgtcggcggcggcagtggcccAGAATCGGCACATGGCCCGCAGCTTTGGGGCCTACCACCAGGTGGCATCGAGCAACTACCATCCGGGCGTACGACCGCCGCCTGTGCTGCCGTCGGCCAATCATCATGCCTCGAATCCGTCTAACTATCACCCGTTCCCCGCCTACTACTAA